One genomic segment of Nocardia spumae includes these proteins:
- a CDS encoding acylphosphatase: protein MTDEPVRLSAWVHGLVQGVGFRWWTRARALELGLAGYARNTRDGRVHVIAEGPRPACERLLALLQSGDTPGRVDLVVENWGAALGGLTGFEER from the coding sequence GTGACGGACGAGCCCGTCCGGCTCAGTGCCTGGGTACACGGACTGGTACAGGGCGTCGGCTTCCGCTGGTGGACTCGGGCCCGGGCTTTGGAACTGGGGCTGGCCGGATATGCGCGCAACACGCGAGACGGGCGGGTGCACGTCATCGCCGAGGGGCCGCGACCGGCGTGTGAACGTTTGCTGGCATTGTTGCAGTCGGGTGACACGCCTGGTCGCGTCGATCTGGTTGTGGAAAACTGGGGCGCCGCTCTCGGTGGGCTCACCGGCTTCGAGGAACGGTAG
- a CDS encoding OsmC family protein, with the protein MSEQTAGNSAATAATAAATSTTDAAAKPARAPKPATDLWVERTGTRRYTGRSSRGAEVLIGSDGVEGVFTPGELLKIALAACTGMSSDFPLSNRLGETYDTTIRVSGDADRENEVYPELNEVVELDLSELDEAARQRLLVTVQRAIDKVCTVGRTLKAGSTVNLTFQIDS; encoded by the coding sequence ATGTCCGAACAGACCGCCGGTAACTCCGCCGCTACCGCCGCCACCGCCGCGGCCACCTCCACGACCGATGCGGCCGCGAAGCCGGCCCGGGCGCCGAAGCCGGCCACCGACCTGTGGGTCGAACGCACCGGCACCCGCCGATACACCGGCCGCAGCTCCCGCGGGGCCGAGGTGCTCATCGGCTCCGATGGTGTCGAGGGTGTGTTCACCCCCGGTGAGCTGCTCAAGATCGCCCTCGCCGCGTGCACCGGTATGAGTTCGGACTTCCCGCTGTCGAACCGGCTGGGCGAGACCTACGACACCACGATCCGCGTCTCCGGCGACGCCGACCGCGAGAACGAGGTCTATCCGGAGCTGAACGAGGTCGTCGAACTGGACCTGTCGGAACTCGACGAGGCCGCTCGCCAGCGCCTGCTGGTGACCGTGCAGCGCGCCATCGACAAGGTCTGCACCGTGGGCCGGACCCTGAAGGCGGGCTCCACGGTGAACCTGACCTTCCAGATCGACTCGTGA
- a CDS encoding cytochrome P450: protein MTAIADIYDPAAYADGAIHDILGELRRTHPVYRQPMPDGTGYWAVLAHADVVHVARNPQVFSAEREGVLLEDQPPARLAQSRNMLLMMDPPRHTAYRKPLAQNFTARVIGRMEEQVRELTRALLESAPPTVEFVHDIAGVLPSQVVGGLFGIPAEDWPRIRRWAEQSTSAQDPDLAGDLDPGAELSPLARYAIDFAVRRRADEQPRGDLTALILAGNFGGRPMAEFEFGGFFTQLVTAGNDTTKTMLSSGLQLLLDHPDQLRALRADPSLIPGAVEEILRFANPLHYFRRTATENTVLHGVPIAAGEKVAMWYTSANRDETVFDDPQRFDIRRSPNPHLSFGNAHHFCLGVHLARLEGRVFFEELLTRFSDIEQIGPAQRIRSNLSNGLKELPIRLAR, encoded by the coding sequence GTGACCGCCATCGCCGATATCTACGATCCGGCGGCGTATGCCGACGGGGCCATTCACGACATCCTCGGCGAACTGCGCCGCACCCACCCCGTCTACCGGCAGCCGATGCCGGACGGCACCGGGTACTGGGCGGTCCTCGCCCACGCCGACGTGGTGCACGTGGCCCGCAACCCGCAGGTGTTCTCCGCCGAACGCGAAGGTGTGCTCTTGGAGGATCAGCCGCCGGCCCGGCTGGCGCAGAGCCGAAACATGCTGCTGATGATGGATCCACCCCGCCACACCGCCTACCGGAAGCCGTTGGCGCAGAACTTCACCGCGCGCGTGATCGGCCGCATGGAGGAGCAGGTCCGCGAGCTGACCCGGGCGCTGCTCGAATCGGCCCCGCCCACCGTGGAATTCGTGCACGATATCGCCGGTGTGCTCCCCAGCCAGGTGGTCGGCGGACTGTTCGGCATTCCGGCCGAGGACTGGCCCCGGATCCGGCGCTGGGCCGAACAGTCCACCAGCGCACAGGATCCGGACCTGGCCGGTGATCTCGACCCCGGCGCGGAGCTCTCCCCGCTGGCGCGCTACGCCATCGATTTCGCGGTGCGGCGGCGGGCCGACGAACAACCACGCGGGGATCTGACCGCACTGATCCTGGCGGGCAATTTCGGTGGGCGGCCGATGGCCGAATTCGAATTCGGCGGCTTCTTCACCCAATTGGTGACCGCCGGCAACGACACCACGAAGACCATGCTGTCGTCGGGACTGCAGCTACTGCTCGACCACCCCGACCAACTCCGGGCCCTGCGGGCGGATCCGAGTCTGATTCCCGGTGCGGTGGAGGAGATCCTGCGCTTCGCCAATCCGCTGCACTACTTCCGCCGGACCGCGACCGAGAACACCGTGCTGCACGGTGTGCCGATCGCGGCGGGGGAGAAGGTGGCCATGTGGTACACCTCCGCGAATCGCGACGAGACCGTCTTCGACGATCCGCAGCGCTTCGACATCCGCCGCAGCCCCAACCCGCACTTGTCCTTCGGCAACGCGCACCACTTCTGCCTCGGTGTGCACCTGGCCCGGCTCGAGGGACGGGTGTTCTTCGAGGAACTGCTGACGAGATTCTCCGATATCGAGCAGATCGGTCCGGCGCAACGGATCCGGTCGAATCTCAGCAACGGCCTGAAAGAACTGCCGATCCGATTGGCGCGCTGA
- a CDS encoding response regulator has product MTSAERTGPATRVLVVDDEPQILRALRINLSVRGYEVITAATGAAALRAAAEKHPDVVVLDLGLPDIDGIDVLAGIRGWSSMPVIVLSARTDSSDKVQALDSGADDYVTKPFGMDELLARLRAAVRRSAAAVEESVPVVETSSFTVDLAAKKVTRGGRDVHLTPTEWGVLEMLVRNQGKLVGRRELLREVWGPSYATETHYLRVYLAQLRRKLEDDPSQPKHLLTEAGMGYRFQI; this is encoded by the coding sequence GTGACGTCAGCCGAACGTACGGGTCCCGCCACGCGGGTGTTGGTGGTCGACGACGAACCGCAGATCCTGCGGGCGCTGCGGATCAACCTGTCGGTGCGCGGCTATGAGGTGATCACCGCCGCCACCGGCGCGGCCGCCCTGCGCGCGGCCGCGGAGAAACATCCCGATGTGGTGGTTCTCGACCTGGGGCTGCCCGATATCGACGGTATCGACGTGCTCGCCGGGATTCGGGGCTGGAGTTCGATGCCGGTGATCGTGCTGTCGGCGCGCACCGACTCCTCGGACAAGGTGCAGGCCCTCGATAGCGGCGCCGACGACTACGTCACCAAGCCCTTCGGCATGGACGAATTGCTGGCCCGGCTGCGAGCCGCGGTGCGCCGCTCGGCCGCGGCCGTCGAGGAGTCGGTGCCGGTGGTGGAAACCTCCTCCTTCACCGTCGATCTGGCCGCCAAGAAGGTGACGCGGGGCGGCCGCGACGTCCACCTCACCCCGACCGAGTGGGGGGTGCTCGAGATGCTGGTGCGCAATCAGGGCAAGCTCGTGGGGCGCCGGGAGCTGCTGCGTGAGGTGTGGGGGCCGTCCTATGCGACCGAAACCCACTACCTGCGGGTCTATCTGGCGCAGTTGCGGCGCAAGCTGGAGGACGACCCGTCGCAGCCGAAACATCTGCTCACCGAGGCGGGTATGGGCTACCGCTTCCAGATCTAG
- a CDS encoding sensor histidine kinase, whose protein sequence is MKRGQLRIYLGAAPGVGKTYAMLGEAHRRLGRGRDVVAAVVETHGRSRTAELLEGIESVPPVLRTYRGTTIAELDLDAVLRRAPAVALVDELAHTNVPGSQHEKRWQDVHELLDAGIDVISTVNVQHLDSLNDVVEQITGVVQRETVPDWVVRGADQVELVDITPEALRRRLSHGNVYAADKVDAALRNYFRPGNLTALRELALLWLADQVDAALAKYRADHKITATWEARERVVVAVTGGPESETIVRRASRIATKSSAELIVVHVVRGDGLAGVSAQRLHRLRDLANSLGSSLHTVTGENVPHALLDFARQVNATQLVVGTSRRSRWARILDQGIGSTVVQRSGTIDVHMVTHEEAQRGLRWSALLRRQRPAVSWLAALVVPTLITVLCYLWLDSRLDLAGESALYFIGVIAVALLGGVAPAALSAVLGGLLLNWFFTTPRHSLTIAEPDNFLTIVVMAVVAVAVAALVDISANRTREARTASREAELLTLFAGAVLHGADLPDLLERAREIYGQRAVSFTTDDAVIACVGNDPARTPGAADTAIGAGDEEHWLLLNGRALTPGDRRVLGAVAGQAAGLVRQRELAGQAQAAANVMAADRLRRALLSAVSHDLRTPLAAAKAAVSSLRSEDVQFSPADTAELLETIEESTDQLTALVGNLLDSSRLAAGAVEPQLKQVYLEEVVNRAVVSVGMGTRGVRQAVMDRVKVEVGEISVYADSGLLERVLANLIDNALRYSVHDPAVPDTPVRVGAERDGDQVSITVVDYGPGVPTGLEDQMFEPFQRLGDRDNSTGVGLGLSVVRGFVEAMGGTVHAEPTPGGGLTMVIELPARETQEAR, encoded by the coding sequence GTGAAGCGCGGACAACTACGCATCTACCTCGGGGCCGCGCCCGGTGTGGGCAAGACCTACGCGATGCTCGGCGAAGCGCACCGACGGCTCGGCCGCGGCCGCGACGTGGTGGCCGCCGTGGTGGAGACCCACGGTCGCAGTAGGACCGCCGAGTTGCTCGAGGGCATCGAATCCGTTCCGCCGGTGCTGCGGACCTATCGCGGCACGACGATCGCCGAACTGGACCTCGACGCCGTGCTGCGCCGCGCACCGGCGGTGGCGCTGGTCGACGAACTCGCGCATACCAACGTGCCCGGATCCCAGCACGAGAAGCGCTGGCAGGATGTGCACGAGCTGCTCGACGCCGGGATCGATGTCATCTCCACGGTCAACGTCCAGCACCTCGACAGCCTCAACGACGTCGTCGAGCAGATCACCGGTGTGGTGCAGCGCGAAACGGTGCCGGACTGGGTGGTGCGCGGCGCCGATCAAGTCGAACTGGTCGACATCACACCGGAGGCGTTGCGGCGCAGGCTGTCCCACGGCAACGTCTACGCCGCGGACAAGGTCGACGCCGCGCTGCGCAACTACTTCCGGCCCGGAAATCTCACCGCACTGCGCGAATTGGCCCTGCTGTGGCTGGCCGATCAGGTCGATGCCGCCCTGGCCAAATACCGGGCCGACCACAAGATCACCGCGACCTGGGAGGCACGCGAACGCGTCGTCGTCGCGGTGACCGGCGGTCCCGAATCGGAGACGATCGTGCGGCGCGCGAGCCGGATCGCCACCAAATCCAGTGCCGAACTGATCGTCGTGCACGTGGTGCGCGGCGACGGACTGGCCGGGGTGTCGGCCCAGCGCCTGCACCGCCTGCGCGATCTGGCCAACAGCCTCGGATCCAGTCTTCACACCGTGACCGGGGAGAACGTGCCCCACGCGCTGCTGGATTTCGCCCGGCAGGTCAATGCCACCCAGTTGGTGGTGGGTACCTCGCGGCGCTCCCGCTGGGCCCGAATCCTCGATCAGGGCATCGGCTCGACCGTGGTGCAGCGGTCGGGAACCATCGATGTCCATATGGTCACCCATGAGGAGGCCCAGCGCGGACTGCGATGGTCGGCGCTGCTGCGGCGGCAACGGCCGGCGGTGTCGTGGCTGGCCGCCCTGGTGGTTCCGACCCTGATCACGGTGCTCTGCTATCTGTGGCTGGATTCGCGACTGGATCTGGCGGGTGAGAGCGCGTTGTACTTCATCGGCGTGATCGCGGTGGCGCTGCTCGGCGGCGTCGCCCCCGCGGCGCTGTCGGCGGTGCTGGGCGGACTGCTGCTGAACTGGTTCTTCACCACGCCCCGTCACAGCCTCACCATCGCCGAGCCCGACAACTTCCTGACCATCGTGGTGATGGCGGTGGTGGCGGTGGCGGTGGCGGCCCTGGTCGACATTTCGGCCAACCGGACTCGCGAGGCGCGCACCGCCTCCCGCGAGGCCGAACTGCTCACCCTGTTCGCCGGGGCGGTACTGCACGGCGCGGATCTGCCGGACCTCCTCGAACGCGCGCGGGAGATATACGGACAGCGCGCGGTCAGTTTCACCACCGACGACGCGGTGATCGCCTGTGTCGGCAACGATCCGGCCCGCACGCCGGGTGCGGCGGACACCGCGATCGGCGCCGGTGACGAGGAACATTGGCTGCTGCTCAACGGCCGCGCCCTCACGCCGGGCGACCGCAGGGTGCTGGGCGCGGTGGCCGGCCAGGCCGCCGGGCTGGTGCGCCAGCGCGAACTCGCCGGCCAGGCGCAGGCGGCGGCCAATGTCATGGCCGCCGACCGGTTGCGGCGGGCCCTGCTGTCGGCGGTCAGCCACGATCTGCGCACGCCACTGGCCGCGGCGAAGGCGGCGGTATCGAGCCTGCGCAGTGAGGATGTGCAGTTCTCCCCCGCCGACACCGCCGAACTGCTCGAGACGATCGAGGAATCCACCGATCAGCTCACCGCACTGGTCGGCAATCTGCTCGATTCCTCCCGCCTGGCCGCGGGCGCGGTGGAGCCACAGCTCAAACAGGTCTACCTGGAGGAAGTCGTCAATCGCGCGGTCGTGAGCGTCGGCATGGGAACGCGCGGCGTCCGCCAGGCGGTCATGGATCGGGTCAAGGTCGAGGTCGGTGAGATCTCGGTGTACGCCGACAGCGGGTTGCTCGAGCGGGTGCTGGCCAATCTCATCGACAACGCGCTGCGTTATTCGGTACACGACCCGGCTGTCCCCGACACGCCGGTCCGGGTTGGCGCGGAACGCGACGGCGACCAGGTATCCATCACTGTGGTCGATTACGGTCCGGGGGTTCCGACCGGACTCGAGGACCAGATGTTCGAACCGTTCCAACGGCTGGGCGACCGCGACAACTCGACCGGTGTGGGCCTGGGTCTGTCGGTGGTCCGCGGATTCGTCGAGGCGATGGGCGGAACCGTCCACGCCGAACCGACGCCCGGAGGTGGGTTGACCATGGTGATCGAACTGCCCGCCCGCGAAACACAGGAGGCGCGGTGA
- a CDS encoding potassium-transporting ATPase subunit F — MPPPPPLRTRQRRRIRVFREFHSLSAHPHGCRQQRGLHYVCRGVHRRDRGDFRLARPASTGGGAAVIANIVGLVLALGVAVYMIAALLFPERF, encoded by the coding sequence ATGCCGCCGCCGCCACCGCTAAGAACCCGTCAACGCCGTCGAATTCGGGTGTTTCGAGAGTTTCACTCACTGTCGGCGCATCCGCACGGATGCCGTCAACAGAGAGGTTTGCACTATGTCTGTCGCGGTGTTCACCGTCGTGACCGTGGCGATTTTCGCCTTGCTCGGCCTGCTTCAACGGGGGGTGGAGCGGCTGTGATCGCGAACATCGTCGGTCTGGTCCTGGCGCTCGGCGTCGCCGTCTACATGATCGCGGCGCTGCTGTTCCCGGAAAGGTTCTAG
- the kdpA gene encoding potassium-transporting ATPase subunit KdpA, whose translation MSTTTAGVVFVATLVIALAAVHIPLGDYMYRVYAGTEHSRVERILYRAIGVHPGVEQTWGVYARSVLAFSAVSVLGLFFLQLIQGHLPLHLRQPGTEMTAALAWNTAISFVTNTNWQNYAGESTQGHLVQMAGLAVQNFVSAAVGMAVAVALVRGFARRHTGDLGNFWVDLVRGTIRILLPIAFVFAIVLVAGGVIQNFHLHDQVAQTVTGATQTIPGGPVASQEVIKELGTNGGGFFNVNSAHPFENPTTWTNWIEIFLILLIAFALPRTFGRMVGSPKQGYAIVSVMAVLALISVTLTNFLQLRHHGTVPTAVGSALEGVETRFGVSDSATFATTTTLTSTGAVDSAHDSYTSLGGMMAMINMQLGEVAPGGVGSGLYGMLILAVITVFVAGLMVGRTPEYLGKKITPREIKFAASYFLVSPLIVLVGTAIAMALPGERAGMANSGPHGLSEVLYAFTSAANNNGSAFAGLSGNTVWWNTALGVAMVLGRFIPIVLVLALAGSLARQGHTPESIGTLPTHRPQFVGMVAGVTLILVALTFLPMLALGPLAEGIH comes from the coding sequence GTGAGCACTACCACTGCCGGGGTCGTCTTCGTCGCGACCCTCGTCATCGCGCTCGCGGCGGTCCACATACCGCTGGGCGACTACATGTACCGGGTGTACGCGGGCACCGAGCATTCCCGGGTCGAGCGAATCCTCTATCGCGCCATCGGAGTCCATCCCGGGGTGGAGCAGACCTGGGGTGTGTACGCCCGCAGTGTGCTGGCCTTCTCCGCGGTCAGCGTCCTCGGGCTGTTCTTCCTGCAGTTGATCCAGGGGCATCTGCCCCTGCACCTGCGTCAACCCGGTACCGAGATGACCGCGGCGCTCGCGTGGAACACCGCGATCAGCTTCGTCACCAATACCAATTGGCAGAACTACGCCGGTGAGTCGACCCAGGGACATCTGGTCCAGATGGCCGGTCTGGCGGTGCAGAACTTCGTCTCCGCCGCGGTCGGTATGGCGGTCGCGGTGGCTCTGGTCCGCGGGTTCGCCCGGCGGCACACCGGCGACCTCGGAAACTTCTGGGTCGACCTGGTGCGCGGCACCATCCGGATCCTGCTACCGATCGCCTTCGTGTTCGCGATCGTGCTGGTCGCGGGCGGTGTGATCCAGAATTTCCACCTGCACGATCAGGTGGCGCAGACGGTGACCGGCGCGACCCAGACGATTCCGGGCGGTCCGGTCGCCTCCCAGGAGGTCATCAAGGAGCTGGGTACCAACGGCGGCGGATTCTTCAACGTCAACTCCGCCCATCCGTTCGAGAATCCGACCACCTGGACCAACTGGATCGAGATCTTCCTGATCCTGCTGATCGCGTTCGCGCTGCCGCGGACCTTCGGCCGCATGGTGGGCAGCCCGAAACAGGGGTATGCCATCGTCTCGGTGATGGCGGTGCTCGCGCTGATCAGCGTGACGCTGACCAACTTCCTGCAGCTGCGCCATCACGGCACCGTGCCCACCGCGGTCGGTTCCGCGCTGGAAGGGGTCGAAACCCGTTTCGGGGTATCGGATTCGGCGACCTTCGCCACGACCACCACGCTGACCTCCACCGGCGCCGTGGATTCCGCGCACGATTCCTACACCAGCCTCGGCGGCATGATGGCGATGATCAACATGCAGCTGGGCGAGGTCGCGCCCGGCGGTGTCGGCTCGGGTCTGTACGGGATGCTGATCCTGGCGGTGATCACGGTATTCGTCGCCGGGCTGATGGTCGGGCGCACGCCCGAATACCTCGGCAAGAAGATCACGCCGCGCGAAATCAAGTTCGCCGCATCGTATTTCCTGGTCAGCCCGCTGATCGTACTGGTGGGCACCGCGATTGCGATGGCCTTGCCGGGTGAGCGCGCGGGTATGGCGAATTCGGGTCCGCACGGCCTGTCGGAGGTCCTGTACGCCTTCACCTCGGCCGCCAACAACAACGGTTCGGCCTTCGCCGGCCTGAGCGGCAACACCGTGTGGTGGAACACCGCCCTCGGCGTGGCGATGGTGCTCGGCCGCTTCATCCCGATCGTTCTCGTGCTCGCACTGGCCGGTTCGCTGGCCCGGCAGGGGCACACCCCGGAATCGATCGGCACGCTGCCGACGCACCGGCCGCAATTCGTCGGCATGGTCGCGGGCGTGACGCTCATCCTGGTCGCCCTGACCTTCCTGCCCATGCTGGCGCTCGGGCCGCTCGCCGAAGGAATTCACTGA
- the kdpB gene encoding potassium-transporting ATPase subunit KdpB, with the protein MTAPTTDSAAAPQGVDAASRRVTRGMFDPALLARSLPEALRKLDPRTLWRNPVMLIVEIGAVWSTVLALARPSVFACAIVVWLWLTVVFANLAEAVAEGRGKAQADTLRKAKTDTVARRLVNWRPGDSHPLEENVAAPELRRGDHVVVEAGQVVPGDGDVVEGIASVDESAITGESAPVIRESGGDRSAVTGGTTVLSDRIVVEITQEPGGSFIDKMIALVEGASRQKTPNEIALNILLAALTIIFVFAVVTLQPPAIFSKANNPGVGDTAALDLHGVTGIVMVSLLVCLIPTTIGALLSAIGIAGMDRLVQRNVLAMSGRAVEAAGDVNTLLLDKTGTITLGNRQAAAFVAMPGVTEDEMADAAQLSSLADETPEGRSIVVFAKSAYGKRERTPGELTGADWVEFTAQTRMSGVDLRGGHQLRKGAASAVTEWVRAHGGSVPEEVGRTVDGISASGGTPLVVGELLDGSARLLGVVHLKDVVKQGMRERFDEMRRMGIRTVMITGDNPLTAKAIADEAGVDDFLAEATPEDKLALIKSEQAGGRLVAMTGDGTNDAPALAQADVGVAMNTGTSAAKEAGNMVDLDSDPTKLIEIVEIGKQLLITRGALTTFSIANDIAKYFAIIPALFVALFPGLDVLNVMRLHSPQSAILSAVIFNAIVIVALIPLALRGVNYRPSSASKLLSRNLAIYGAGGIVAPFIGIKLIDLVVRFLPGMS; encoded by the coding sequence ATGACCGCTCCCACAACAGATTCCGCGGCCGCCCCGCAGGGTGTCGACGCCGCGAGTCGCCGAGTCACCCGCGGGATGTTCGATCCCGCGCTGCTGGCGAGATCGCTGCCGGAAGCGCTGCGCAAACTCGATCCGCGCACCCTCTGGCGCAATCCGGTGATGCTGATCGTGGAGATCGGCGCCGTCTGGTCGACGGTGCTGGCCCTCGCCCGTCCGTCCGTCTTCGCCTGCGCGATCGTCGTCTGGCTGTGGCTGACGGTGGTCTTCGCGAATCTGGCCGAGGCCGTCGCCGAGGGCAGGGGCAAGGCGCAGGCCGATACACTGCGCAAGGCCAAGACCGACACCGTCGCACGGCGACTGGTGAACTGGCGCCCGGGCGACAGCCATCCGCTGGAGGAGAATGTCGCCGCGCCCGAACTGCGCCGTGGTGACCACGTCGTGGTCGAGGCCGGACAGGTCGTCCCCGGTGACGGCGACGTCGTGGAGGGCATCGCCTCGGTCGACGAATCGGCGATCACCGGTGAGTCCGCGCCCGTGATCCGGGAATCCGGCGGTGACCGGTCCGCGGTGACCGGCGGCACCACGGTGCTGTCGGACCGCATCGTGGTCGAGATCACCCAGGAGCCCGGCGGCAGCTTCATCGACAAGATGATCGCACTGGTCGAGGGCGCCAGCCGGCAGAAGACGCCGAACGAGATCGCGCTGAACATCCTGCTGGCCGCCTTGACGATCATCTTCGTCTTCGCGGTCGTGACGCTGCAGCCGCCGGCGATCTTCTCCAAGGCGAACAACCCCGGGGTGGGCGATACCGCCGCTCTGGATCTGCACGGCGTCACCGGCATCGTGATGGTGTCGCTGCTGGTCTGTCTCATCCCGACCACGATCGGCGCGTTGCTGTCGGCGATCGGTATCGCGGGGATGGACCGGCTGGTGCAGCGCAATGTGCTGGCGATGTCGGGCCGCGCGGTCGAAGCGGCGGGGGATGTGAACACCCTGCTGCTCGACAAGACCGGAACCATCACCCTCGGTAACCGTCAGGCCGCCGCCTTCGTCGCCATGCCCGGGGTCACCGAGGACGAGATGGCCGATGCCGCACAGCTTTCCAGTCTCGCCGACGAGACTCCCGAGGGTCGCTCGATCGTCGTCTTCGCCAAATCCGCCTACGGCAAGCGGGAACGCACCCCGGGGGAGCTCACGGGTGCCGACTGGGTGGAATTCACCGCCCAGACCCGGATGTCGGGGGTGGACCTGCGCGGCGGGCATCAGCTACGCAAGGGTGCGGCGAGCGCGGTGACCGAATGGGTTCGCGCACACGGGGGCTCGGTGCCCGAGGAGGTCGGCCGGACGGTGGACGGCATCTCCGCCTCCGGCGGCACGCCGCTGGTGGTGGGCGAACTACTCGACGGCAGTGCCCGGCTGCTCGGCGTCGTCCATCTGAAGGATGTGGTGAAGCAGGGCATGCGGGAGCGTTTCGACGAGATGCGGCGGATGGGTATCCGCACGGTCATGATCACCGGTGACAACCCGCTGACCGCGAAGGCGATCGCGGACGAGGCCGGCGTCGACGACTTCCTGGCCGAGGCCACTCCCGAGGACAAGCTGGCGTTGATCAAATCCGAACAGGCCGGCGGCCGCCTGGTCGCCATGACCGGTGACGGCACCAACGACGCTCCGGCGCTGGCCCAGGCCGACGTCGGGGTGGCGATGAACACCGGGACCTCGGCGGCCAAGGAGGCCGGCAATATGGTGGATCTGGATTCGGATCCAACCAAATTGATCGAGATCGTCGAGATCGGCAAGCAACTGCTGATCACCCGGGGCGCCCTGACGACCTTCTCCATCGCCAACGACATCGCCAAGTACTTCGCGATCATTCCCGCGCTGTTCGTGGCGTTGTTCCCCGGTCTGGACGTGCTCAACGTCATGCGGCTGCACAGTCCCCAGTCGGCGATCCTGTCCGCGGTGATCTTCAACGCGATCGTCATCGTGGCGCTGATTCCGCTGGCGCTGCGCGGCGTGAACTACCGACCGTCCAGTGCGTCGAAACTGTTGAGCCGCAACCTCGCCATCTATGGAGCCGGTGGCATCGTCGCACCGTTCATCGGCATCAAACTCATCGACCTCGTCGTCCGATTCCTGCCTGGGATGTCCTGA
- a CDS encoding potassium-transporting ATPase subunit C encodes MRYTTWFRQHLAALRALVVLTAITGILYPLVVFGVAQLPGLHDKAEGSLVYRDGKPVGSSLIGQAFTDGAGAALPQYFQTRPSNSAPADGSRPDGYDPTSTGFGNKGPEDVVDTLAADPSESKPSLLTTVCTRSKQIGEREGVSGARPFCTPGGVGAVLAVFGPRDARGEVTAPTKVVSVNEACPAAPFLAAYRGVRVECAQPGTDYAAGLIVPVRGDAPADTPVPSDAVTASGSGLDPHISPRYADIQVARVAAARGVTAEQVAGVVAGHTAGRDLGFLGEPRVDVLGVNLELDHRYPVRG; translated from the coding sequence ATGCGATACACCACCTGGTTCCGCCAGCACCTGGCGGCGCTGCGGGCACTGGTCGTGCTCACCGCGATCACCGGGATCCTCTATCCACTGGTCGTTTTCGGGGTGGCGCAGCTGCCCGGCCTGCACGACAAGGCCGAGGGCTCGCTGGTCTACCGCGACGGAAAACCGGTGGGCAGCAGTCTGATCGGGCAGGCGTTCACCGATGGCGCGGGCGCGGCGCTGCCGCAGTACTTCCAGACCCGGCCGTCGAATTCCGCCCCCGCCGACGGCAGCCGCCCCGACGGCTACGACCCGACCAGTACCGGCTTCGGCAACAAGGGGCCCGAGGATGTCGTCGACACCCTCGCCGCCGACCCGTCGGAATCGAAGCCGAGTTTGCTGACCACTGTCTGTACCCGCAGCAAACAGATCGGTGAGCGGGAGGGGGTGTCGGGGGCGCGGCCGTTCTGCACTCCCGGCGGTGTCGGCGCGGTGCTGGCGGTGTTCGGACCGCGTGACGCCCGTGGCGAGGTCACCGCGCCGACGAAGGTGGTCAGTGTGAACGAGGCGTGCCCGGCGGCGCCGTTCCTGGCCGCCTATCGCGGCGTCCGGGTGGAATGCGCCCAGCCCGGTACGGACTACGCCGCGGGGTTGATCGTGCCGGTGCGCGGTGACGCGCCGGCCGACACTCCGGTGCCCTCCGACGCGGTCACCGCGTCGGGATCCGGATTGGATCCGCACATCTCACCGCGCTACGCCGACATCCAGGTCGCGCGGGTGGCGGCGGCCAGAGGTGTCACCGCCGAGCAGGTGGCCGGGGTGGTGGCGGGCCACACCGCCGGTCGAGACCTGGGCTTCCTCGGTGAGCCCAGGGTCGACGTCCTCGGGGTGAATCTCGAGCTGGACCACCGCTATCCGGTGCGGGGCTGA